A single genomic interval of Vulpes vulpes isolate BD-2025 chromosome 3, VulVul3, whole genome shotgun sequence harbors:
- the TMEM219 gene encoding insulin-like growth factor-binding protein 3 receptor isoform X3: MGSCQAGHNLHLCLAHHPPLVCATLILLLLGLSGLGLGGFLLTHRTGLRSPDIPQDWVSFLRSFGQLTLCPVNGTVTGKWRGPHVVGLLTTLNFGDGPEGNKTQTFQATVLGSQMGLKGSSAGELVLITAKVTTERTPGTCMYFSAAPGILPSSQPPITCSEEGAGNATLSHRMAEECVRVWSHEGLVLTKLLTSEELALCGSRLLVLGSFLLFFCGLLCCFTAVCFHPRRESHWSRTRL, from the exons ATGGGCAGCTGCCAGGCAGGGCACAACCTGCATCTCTGTCTGGCCCACCATCCGCCTTTGGTCTGTGCCACTTTGATCCTGCTGCTTCTTGGCCTTTCAGGCCTAGGCCTCGGCGGCTTCCTCCTTACTCACAGAACTGGCCTGCGCAGCCCTGACATTCCCCAG GACTGGGTCTCTTTCTTGAGATCTTTTGGCCAGCTGACCCTGTGCCCCGTGAATGGGACAGTCACAGGGAAGTGGCGTGGCCCTCACGTCGTGGGCTTACTGACCACTTTGAACTTTGGAGATGGTCCAGAAGGGAACAAGACACAGACATTCCAAGCCACGGTCCTGGGTAGTCAGATGGGATTGAAAG GATCTTCTGCAGGAGAGCTGGTCCTCATTACTGCCAAGGTGACCACAGAAAGGACCCCAGGAACCTGCATGTATTTTAGTGCTGCTCCAGGAATCCTGCCCTCCAGCCAGCCACCCATAACCTGCtcagaggagggagcaggaaaTGCCACCTTGAGTCATAGGATGGCTGAGGAGTGTGTAAGGGTCTGGAGCCACGAAGGCCTTGTGCTCACTAAGTTGCTTACCTCG GAGGAGTTGGCTTTGTGTGGCTCCAGACTGCTTGTTTTGGGctccttcctgcttttcttctgtGGCCTTCTCTGCTGTTTCACTGCTGTGTGCTTCCACCCACGCCGGGAGTCCCACTGGTCTAGAACCCGGCTCTGA
- the TMEM219 gene encoding insulin-like growth factor-binding protein 3 receptor isoform X2, with translation MAGSRLSVEPRTSLLPMGSCQAGHNLHLCLAHHPPLVCATLILLLLGLSGLGLGGFLLTHRTGLRSPDIPQDWVSFLRSFGQLTLCPVNGTVTGKWRGPHVVGLLTTLNFGDGPEGNKTQTFQATVLGSQMGLKGSSAGELVLITAKVTTERTPGTCMYFSAAPGILPSSQPPITCSEEGAGNATLSHRMAEECVRVWSHEGLVLTKLLTSEELALCGSRLLVLGSFLLFFCGLLCCFTAVCFHPRRESHWSRTRL, from the exons CAGGCTCTCCGTGGAGCCCCGGACCTCTCTCCTCCCCATGGGCAGCTGCCAGGCAGGGCACAACCTGCATCTCTGTCTGGCCCACCATCCGCCTTTGGTCTGTGCCACTTTGATCCTGCTGCTTCTTGGCCTTTCAGGCCTAGGCCTCGGCGGCTTCCTCCTTACTCACAGAACTGGCCTGCGCAGCCCTGACATTCCCCAG GACTGGGTCTCTTTCTTGAGATCTTTTGGCCAGCTGACCCTGTGCCCCGTGAATGGGACAGTCACAGGGAAGTGGCGTGGCCCTCACGTCGTGGGCTTACTGACCACTTTGAACTTTGGAGATGGTCCAGAAGGGAACAAGACACAGACATTCCAAGCCACGGTCCTGGGTAGTCAGATGGGATTGAAAG GATCTTCTGCAGGAGAGCTGGTCCTCATTACTGCCAAGGTGACCACAGAAAGGACCCCAGGAACCTGCATGTATTTTAGTGCTGCTCCAGGAATCCTGCCCTCCAGCCAGCCACCCATAACCTGCtcagaggagggagcaggaaaTGCCACCTTGAGTCATAGGATGGCTGAGGAGTGTGTAAGGGTCTGGAGCCACGAAGGCCTTGTGCTCACTAAGTTGCTTACCTCG GAGGAGTTGGCTTTGTGTGGCTCCAGACTGCTTGTTTTGGGctccttcctgcttttcttctgtGGCCTTCTCTGCTGTTTCACTGCTGTGTGCTTCCACCCACGCCGGGAGTCCCACTGGTCTAGAACCCGGCTCTGA
- the TMEM219 gene encoding insulin-like growth factor-binding protein 3 receptor isoform X1, whose translation MGKCLLTGRLLSILSSSRLSVEPRTSLLPMGSCQAGHNLHLCLAHHPPLVCATLILLLLGLSGLGLGGFLLTHRTGLRSPDIPQDWVSFLRSFGQLTLCPVNGTVTGKWRGPHVVGLLTTLNFGDGPEGNKTQTFQATVLGSQMGLKGSSAGELVLITAKVTTERTPGTCMYFSAAPGILPSSQPPITCSEEGAGNATLSHRMAEECVRVWSHEGLVLTKLLTSEELALCGSRLLVLGSFLLFFCGLLCCFTAVCFHPRRESHWSRTRL comes from the exons ATGGGTAAGTGCCTTCTGACTGGCAGGCTCTTGTCCATCCTGTCCTCCAGCAGGCTCTCCGTGGAGCCCCGGACCTCTCTCCTCCCCATGGGCAGCTGCCAGGCAGGGCACAACCTGCATCTCTGTCTGGCCCACCATCCGCCTTTGGTCTGTGCCACTTTGATCCTGCTGCTTCTTGGCCTTTCAGGCCTAGGCCTCGGCGGCTTCCTCCTTACTCACAGAACTGGCCTGCGCAGCCCTGACATTCCCCAG GACTGGGTCTCTTTCTTGAGATCTTTTGGCCAGCTGACCCTGTGCCCCGTGAATGGGACAGTCACAGGGAAGTGGCGTGGCCCTCACGTCGTGGGCTTACTGACCACTTTGAACTTTGGAGATGGTCCAGAAGGGAACAAGACACAGACATTCCAAGCCACGGTCCTGGGTAGTCAGATGGGATTGAAAG GATCTTCTGCAGGAGAGCTGGTCCTCATTACTGCCAAGGTGACCACAGAAAGGACCCCAGGAACCTGCATGTATTTTAGTGCTGCTCCAGGAATCCTGCCCTCCAGCCAGCCACCCATAACCTGCtcagaggagggagcaggaaaTGCCACCTTGAGTCATAGGATGGCTGAGGAGTGTGTAAGGGTCTGGAGCCACGAAGGCCTTGTGCTCACTAAGTTGCTTACCTCG GAGGAGTTGGCTTTGTGTGGCTCCAGACTGCTTGTTTTGGGctccttcctgcttttcttctgtGGCCTTCTCTGCTGTTTCACTGCTGTGTGCTTCCACCCACGCCGGGAGTCCCACTGGTCTAGAACCCGGCTCTGA